A section of the Roseivirga sp. BDSF3-8 genome encodes:
- a CDS encoding TolC family protein codes for MKASIRSFLFFLCLISTANFTRAQELPRLSPDTVLMHSAPLVTLDEALAIALRQNYSLRIAERDLEIAENNVTIGNAGFLPSLQASGNYNYSNQDTRIEFASPEADNIDRSGAVSESYGGALTLNYTIFGGGRFYIYDRLIAQSDIARLQESQAMQQTILDVSTQYLDMAGQYRSVQINEQAIAISAERYLRVKGRYEFGGVSKLELLNAEVDLRNDSITWKQSILAFKQQQNDFNVLLGVPVDTTYRIDTAFSYTRNLELQTILSEADQRNPSLRLAKLDRQVNELRVKETNAGFWPILDLSGGYQYNRTENEAGFVALQRTKGWNTALNLTFVIYDGDNRNRLVQNAEVNLASSDIRLEQARATLQADIRNAWVAYTTNVDLLESSLDNLEVARLQYTRSQEAFATGEINGLDLRDAQLNLIRARKNVSDQQIAVRQAEISLYYHAGLLVE; via the coding sequence CTCAGCCCCCCTTGTCACACTCGATGAGGCCTTAGCCATTGCCCTCAGGCAAAACTACAGCCTGCGCATCGCCGAAAGAGACCTCGAAATAGCCGAGAATAATGTCACCATCGGCAACGCCGGTTTTTTACCCAGCCTGCAGGCTTCCGGCAACTATAATTACTCCAACCAGGACACCCGCATCGAATTCGCCAGCCCCGAGGCAGATAACATAGACCGCAGCGGAGCCGTATCCGAATCCTATGGCGGCGCCCTTACCCTCAACTACACCATTTTCGGCGGTGGCCGCTTCTACATCTACGACCGCCTCATAGCCCAGTCAGACATAGCCCGCCTGCAGGAGTCACAGGCTATGCAGCAGACCATTCTCGATGTCAGCACCCAATACCTCGACATGGCAGGGCAGTACCGCAGTGTGCAGATCAATGAGCAGGCCATAGCCATCTCCGCCGAGCGGTACCTCAGAGTAAAGGGGCGCTACGAGTTTGGTGGCGTTAGCAAACTTGAGCTACTCAATGCCGAAGTAGACCTCAGAAACGACAGCATCACATGGAAGCAATCCATACTTGCCTTTAAGCAGCAGCAAAACGACTTTAATGTCCTCCTTGGTGTGCCGGTAGATACCACCTACCGTATTGACACAGCCTTTTCCTACACCCGTAACCTCGAGCTGCAGACCATACTGTCCGAGGCAGACCAGCGAAACCCCTCCCTCAGGCTCGCCAAACTAGACCGCCAGGTGAATGAACTAAGGGTAAAAGAAACCAATGCAGGCTTCTGGCCCATACTTGACCTTAGCGGAGGCTACCAATACAACCGTACCGAAAACGAGGCCGGCTTTGTCGCCCTGCAGCGTACCAAAGGCTGGAATACCGCCCTCAACCTCACCTTTGTCATCTACGACGGAGATAACCGTAACCGCCTTGTACAGAACGCTGAGGTTAACCTTGCCAGCAGCGACATACGGCTGGAACAAGCCCGCGCCACCCTGCAGGCAGACATTCGCAATGCATGGGTAGCCTACACCACCAATGTAGACCTGCTGGAAAGCAGCCTGGATAATCTGGAAGTGGCACGTTTGCAGTACACCCGCAGCCAGGAAGCCTTCGCCACCGGCGAGATCAACGGCCTGGACCTGCGCGACGCCCAGCTAAACCTGATCCGTGCCCGTAAAAACGTATCCGATCAGCAGATAGCCGTCAGGCAGGCCGAAATCAGCCTTTACTACCATGCCGGCTTGCTCGTAGAATAG
- a CDS encoding TolC family protein, which produces MKIFHKVLRTLLTGVLLGAAWYHPAAAQEGNSLSLAEALSLGLENNFDIRIERKRVDIAENNNSWGEAGRWPTINLVVDQQNSLSDVPNAAPFQLSGTTIRNSVSPGVNVSWTLFNGFAVNISKHRLALLEEQSMGNAALVVENTMKAIIGQYYQAVLEKERLEVFRRTLDVSGDRYRYVQERKRIGSAVTFDLLQEQTAYLTDSSNYVRQVQAYGQALRDLKVLLALPLDHQIQVSDSLEVIETNFDYDALYAQMAANNTNLRNQYLNQQLLKKSVMLAQAQQYPTITATGGYSHNRSRLDLSQANVGEGTPPVINNLSNQFFVNFTLNFTLYDGGRVKRDIANAMVEENIGDLLVDELMLELSNDLKTAVELYDVRKSLQAISALNAEASQLNVQLAEDKYSTGIINSFDYRDIQLAFLNASLENLQARYDLIQSETEILRLTGSLLQE; this is translated from the coding sequence ATGAAGATATTTCATAAAGTATTACGCACCCTGCTAACGGGTGTACTGTTAGGTGCTGCCTGGTACCATCCGGCTGCGGCTCAGGAAGGAAACTCCCTGAGCCTGGCCGAAGCGTTATCACTGGGTCTGGAAAATAATTTCGATATCCGGATAGAGCGAAAACGGGTGGATATAGCTGAAAACAATAACTCATGGGGTGAGGCGGGCCGCTGGCCTACGATCAACCTGGTGGTGGATCAGCAAAACAGCCTGTCTGACGTGCCTAATGCAGCCCCTTTTCAGTTATCGGGCACGACTATTCGTAATTCGGTATCACCGGGGGTGAATGTAAGCTGGACGCTATTCAATGGCTTTGCGGTAAACATTAGCAAGCACCGCCTGGCACTACTGGAAGAGCAGAGCATGGGTAATGCGGCCCTGGTAGTGGAAAACACCATGAAGGCGATCATAGGACAGTACTACCAGGCGGTGCTGGAAAAGGAACGGCTGGAGGTATTCAGGCGTACACTGGACGTGAGCGGAGACCGCTACCGCTACGTACAGGAGCGGAAGCGCATCGGTAGTGCGGTGACTTTTGACTTGCTGCAGGAGCAGACGGCTTACCTGACGGATAGCTCAAACTATGTGCGGCAGGTACAGGCTTACGGTCAGGCGCTGCGTGACCTGAAGGTGTTGCTGGCGCTGCCGCTGGATCACCAAATACAGGTATCTGATAGCCTGGAGGTGATAGAGACGAACTTTGACTATGATGCGCTCTACGCACAGATGGCGGCTAACAATACGAACCTGCGGAATCAGTACCTGAACCAGCAGCTACTGAAGAAGTCGGTGATGCTGGCACAGGCACAGCAGTATCCGACTATCACCGCCACGGGGGGCTATAGCCATAACCGCTCGCGTTTAGACCTGAGTCAGGCGAATGTAGGGGAAGGTACGCCGCCGGTGATTAATAACCTTAGTAATCAGTTCTTTGTAAACTTCACGCTGAACTTTACGCTATATGACGGTGGCCGGGTGAAAAGGGACATTGCAAATGCCATGGTCGAGGAAAATATTGGCGATCTGCTGGTAGATGAGTTAATGCTGGAATTGTCGAATGATCTGAAAACGGCGGTGGAATTGTATGACGTACGCAAGAGCCTGCAGGCCATAAGCGCGCTGAATGCGGAAGCTTCGCAACTGAATGTACAGCTGGCGGAAGATAAATACAGCACGGGTATCATTAACAGTTTTGACTACCGTGACATCCAACTGGCTTTCCTGAATGCCTCCCTGGAAAATCTGCAGGCACGGTATGACCTGATCCAGTCAGAAACGGAAATACTGCGTCTTACGGGATCTTTACTCCAGGAGTAG
- a CDS encoding efflux RND transporter permease subunit has translation MKKLVGEFIKFPLLANLIILVLLMGGIGAGLLMKKSFFPERSTNNITINVAMPGASPREMEEGVATKIEQAVKAIPGIKEIISTSSENSANVNITTYENYDIDEILTEVKNAVDQISSFPENAEKPTVFKRKNTDRGVIMVLHGDLEMMELKEYAQRVEKDLLNSGLISQVEISGYPTLEISVEVPEENLNRYNLTFEDIITAIRTQNRDISAGTLRNTQEEVLIRSRAKEVDPDEIGNITLRSNAEGTNLLIKDIADVKLQFAEQSYSVYYNGEQSVNIEVTKLPEEDLEAISSYVNNYAATFNEKHNDVNLTITLDFLNTLHSRLNLLVKNGVIGFFLIIVVLGLFLNLRLSMWVAMGIPISFMGMAIAAYFGGVTINMISLFGMILVVGILVDDGIVIAENIYTHFEKGKKPMKAALDGTLEVLPAVFTSVLTTIVAFTPLFFVTGTFEFFGDLAFVVVASLSFSLVEAFLVLPGHIGSKSVLKQQERKTLFTRIKNALENSINWVRSHVYGKVLKKALDYRYVSFALIIFFFLITIGMFKGGIIRYTFFPPIQFDRIEIGVAFKPGTGEAIVEDYLVRFEQAVRQVEDTLAVYHPDFKFIESTTRVTGVMMNGGESGSHTGSIGVSLEDMEGSPISTFQIAGMIRQYIGPVPEAEKFAVGGMNRWGKPVSIGLLGNDLEEMEGATEMLKEELAGISMLKDISDTDPLGRREVLIQPKEEAYFLGLDRNIISNQLRQGFFGGEAQRLQRGIDEVRVYVRYPREDRMNIGQLESAKIRSQSGEAYPLTQLVDYSIERGPSSIRHRDGSREITIEADLEDPYAEVPAILEKIRTDIEPKVLASYPGVRFSYEGQSRNSEESLQQMIVYLGLALIVIIIILIISFRSFIQAILVILMIPLGWIGACWGHGLEGTPVSLLSAWGMLALAGVVINDAVVFIDKYNRNLLEGEDIQTAIFNAGQARFRAILLTTITTVAGLYPLILEQSFQAQFLIPMAVSVAYGILFGTMFILIFLPVLVLVFNDLRYGLARTFGHKIRRERLEPSIKNHRREKSIRMGNAKTLATTSVSREDNKGL, from the coding sequence ATGAAAAAATTAGTAGGCGAATTCATTAAATTCCCCCTGCTGGCTAACCTGATCATTCTGGTACTCCTGATGGGTGGTATCGGGGCCGGCCTTTTAATGAAAAAGTCTTTCTTCCCTGAGCGCTCCACTAATAATATTACCATTAATGTGGCTATGCCCGGAGCATCACCACGTGAGATGGAAGAAGGGGTAGCCACCAAGATCGAGCAGGCGGTAAAAGCCATTCCCGGTATAAAAGAGATCATCTCCACCAGCTCGGAGAACTCTGCCAACGTGAATATCACCACCTATGAAAATTACGACATAGATGAGATACTCACAGAGGTAAAAAATGCCGTGGACCAGATCAGCAGCTTTCCTGAAAATGCTGAAAAGCCCACCGTTTTTAAAAGAAAGAATACGGACCGGGGCGTCATCATGGTACTGCATGGTGATCTGGAAATGATGGAGCTGAAGGAGTATGCCCAACGTGTGGAAAAAGACCTCCTGAACTCCGGCCTCATCAGCCAGGTGGAAATATCGGGCTACCCTACCCTGGAGATCAGTGTGGAAGTACCGGAAGAGAACCTGAACAGGTATAACCTTACCTTTGAGGACATCATAACTGCCATACGCACCCAAAACAGGGATATATCGGCCGGTACCCTCAGAAACACGCAGGAGGAGGTACTTATCCGTTCCCGCGCCAAAGAGGTAGACCCTGACGAGATAGGCAATATTACGCTCCGCTCGAATGCTGAGGGCACAAACCTTCTGATAAAGGACATTGCAGACGTGAAACTGCAGTTTGCCGAGCAATCCTACAGCGTGTATTACAATGGGGAGCAGTCGGTAAATATTGAGGTAACGAAACTGCCTGAGGAGGACCTGGAGGCCATCAGTTCCTACGTAAATAATTATGCGGCTACGTTTAACGAAAAGCATAATGATGTAAACCTCACCATCACACTCGACTTTCTGAATACCCTCCACTCCCGTCTGAACCTGCTGGTGAAAAACGGGGTCATCGGGTTCTTCCTTATCATAGTCGTATTAGGTCTGTTTCTCAACCTCAGGCTGAGTATGTGGGTAGCCATGGGCATCCCCATCAGCTTCATGGGTATGGCGATAGCTGCCTATTTCGGTGGTGTGACCATTAATATGATCTCCCTGTTCGGAATGATCCTGGTGGTGGGTATCCTTGTGGATGATGGTATTGTGATCGCCGAAAACATCTACACCCATTTTGAAAAGGGCAAAAAGCCAATGAAGGCTGCTCTTGATGGCACGCTGGAGGTATTACCTGCGGTATTCACCTCTGTTCTTACCACTATTGTTGCCTTTACACCCCTGTTCTTTGTTACGGGTACATTCGAGTTTTTCGGAGACCTCGCCTTTGTGGTGGTTGCCAGCCTTTCCTTCTCACTAGTAGAGGCTTTCCTGGTACTGCCCGGTCACATCGGGTCTAAATCTGTGCTTAAGCAGCAGGAGAGAAAGACGCTCTTTACCCGAATTAAGAATGCCCTGGAAAACTCGATTAACTGGGTGCGTTCTCATGTGTATGGCAAGGTCCTGAAAAAAGCCCTGGATTATCGCTATGTAAGCTTTGCGCTAATCATTTTCTTTTTCCTTATCACCATAGGTATGTTTAAGGGAGGGATCATCCGGTATACCTTCTTCCCTCCTATCCAGTTTGACAGGATCGAGATCGGGGTGGCCTTTAAGCCTGGTACTGGCGAGGCCATTGTAGAGGACTACCTGGTACGGTTTGAGCAGGCAGTAAGGCAGGTAGAAGATACGCTTGCCGTATACCATCCTGATTTTAAATTTATTGAAAGCACTACGCGGGTAACCGGTGTGATGATGAATGGCGGTGAGAGCGGCAGCCATACCGGTAGCATAGGCGTCTCGCTGGAAGATATGGAGGGCTCTCCGATATCCACTTTCCAGATAGCGGGAATGATAAGGCAGTACATAGGGCCGGTACCGGAGGCTGAAAAGTTTGCCGTAGGTGGTATGAACCGGTGGGGTAAGCCGGTTTCTATCGGCCTGCTGGGCAATGACCTGGAGGAAATGGAAGGGGCCACGGAAATGCTGAAGGAGGAACTGGCTGGTATATCGATGCTTAAGGATATCTCGGACACGGACCCCCTGGGACGCAGAGAGGTGCTCATTCAGCCCAAAGAGGAGGCCTACTTCCTGGGCCTGGACCGCAATATTATCTCAAACCAGCTTCGCCAGGGATTTTTCGGTGGAGAAGCCCAGCGCCTGCAGAGAGGGATAGACGAGGTACGGGTATATGTTCGCTACCCTCGTGAGGACCGGATGAACATCGGCCAGTTGGAGAGCGCCAAGATCCGTAGCCAAAGCGGCGAAGCGTACCCGCTTACTCAGTTGGTGGACTACAGCATAGAGCGTGGCCCCAGCTCGATCCGGCACAGGGACGGCAGCCGTGAGATCACGATCGAAGCGGACCTGGAGGACCCTTACGCCGAGGTGCCCGCTATCCTGGAGAAGATCCGGACGGATATAGAACCTAAGGTACTGGCTTCCTACCCGGGTGTTCGCTTCAGTTATGAAGGGCAATCCAGAAACAGTGAGGAGTCACTGCAGCAGATGATCGTGTACCTTGGCCTGGCTCTTATCGTGATCATCATTATCCTTATTATCAGCTTCCGGAGTTTCATACAGGCCATATTGGTCATCCTTATGATCCCTCTGGGCTGGATCGGAGCCTGCTGGGGGCATGGCCTGGAGGGCACACCGGTTTCGTTACTTAGTGCCTGGGGTATGCTTGCGCTGGCTGGGGTGGTTATTAACGATGCGGTGGTGTTCATAGATAAGTATAACCGAAACCTGCTGGAGGGTGAGGATATACAGACGGCTATATTTAATGCCGGTCAGGCGCGTTTCAGAGCTATTTTGCTTACTACCATCACGACGGTGGCAGGTTTGTATCCGCTCATACTGGAGCAAAGCTTTCAGGCGCAATTCCTGATTCCCATGGCAGTATCGGTGGCGTACGGTATCTTATTCGGCACGATGTTCATCCTGATATTCCTGCCTGTACTGGTACTGGTATTCAATGACCTGCGATATGGCCTGGCCAGGACGTTCGGCCATAAAATCAGGAGGGAGAGGCTGGAGCCTTCCATCAAAAATCACCGAAGAGAGAAGTCCATCCGTATGGGCAACGCTAAAACGCTCGCCACTACATCTGTGAGCAGAGAGGATAATAAGGGACTTTAG
- a CDS encoding efflux RND transporter periplasmic adaptor subunit, with translation MNKKVMLAGLLVILILASGYGLMTYFSNQKELPPQRPKPPVVNHVRVQEVSYSDKNSSVEAFGRLGSSQPVTITAEVSGRLLPGSVSLKRGQSFRKGQLLARIDDTENRLTIQARKSTFLNMIAGILPDLRIDFTDSYEAWQSYFDKIDIEKTLPAIPAVEDPKLKTFLATRNILNEYYSIRSLEERLRKYYIYAPYDGNISEVFLETGSVVNAGGQIARIFRTDKLELEVPIEIRNEKFVKTGSEVVVTDREGETEWEGTILRKAERVDPSTQSINVYINVKPRREAPLYDGMYMKAVIDGETLENVMEIPRKSVFDRNHVYVVSDGVLKKKQIQVVKSNDETYLIRGLEPGEKLVTEAPATAEEDMKVQILQG, from the coding sequence ATGAATAAAAAGGTAATGCTAGCTGGATTGCTTGTCATTCTGATCCTGGCATCGGGATACGGACTCATGACCTATTTCAGCAACCAGAAAGAGCTTCCACCCCAACGCCCCAAACCGCCGGTTGTAAATCACGTGCGTGTACAGGAGGTCTCTTACAGCGATAAAAACTCCAGTGTAGAGGCATTTGGCCGTCTGGGATCCAGCCAGCCCGTAACAATTACCGCCGAGGTAAGCGGTAGACTTCTACCCGGATCCGTATCACTAAAAAGAGGGCAGTCCTTCAGAAAAGGGCAGCTTCTCGCGCGTATAGACGATACTGAAAACCGGCTGACCATACAGGCACGTAAGAGCACCTTTCTTAATATGATTGCCGGGATACTTCCGGACCTGCGTATTGACTTCACTGACAGCTATGAGGCCTGGCAGAGTTACTTTGATAAAATAGACATAGAGAAAACCCTGCCTGCAATCCCTGCAGTGGAAGACCCTAAGCTAAAGACCTTCCTCGCCACCCGTAATATTCTGAACGAATACTATAGCATACGCAGCCTGGAAGAGCGCCTTAGAAAATACTATATCTACGCGCCGTATGATGGTAATATCTCGGAGGTATTCCTGGAAACGGGCTCTGTAGTGAATGCCGGCGGTCAGATAGCCAGGATTTTCCGGACTGACAAGCTGGAGCTGGAAGTGCCTATCGAGATCCGTAACGAGAAGTTTGTAAAAACAGGCAGTGAGGTGGTGGTGACAGACCGTGAGGGTGAAACTGAATGGGAAGGTACTATCCTGCGCAAAGCGGAACGCGTGGACCCCAGCACCCAGTCGATAAATGTGTACATTAATGTAAAGCCCCGCCGGGAAGCCCCTTTGTATGACGGCATGTATATGAAGGCTGTGATAGATGGCGAGACGCTGGAAAATGTCATGGAAATCCCGCGCAAAAGCGTGTTCGACCGTAACCATGTATATGTGGTAAGCGACGGGGTATTGAAGAAGAAGCAGATACAGGTGGTGAAAAGCAATGATGAGACCTACCTGATAAGAGGCCTGGAACCAGGAGAAAAACTGGTGACCGAGGCCCCGGCCACGGCTGAAGAAGATATGAAAGTACAAATCCTGCAAGGATAA
- a CDS encoding TIGR03792 family protein: MKRFSLLLIVLMVVGIFHTGVSKLRQKERKASVAVEFLTFRVDPSSQEDFFRKDSTEWTGKLEDQRSFIKKEIWKDQNDISLVHMVIYWQAPVVAEDMTTDPEFMASELFDEEMTNDYLLIGSRYYLTEKNMLLN, from the coding sequence ATGAAAAGATTCTCACTTCTACTGATTGTTCTGATGGTCGTTGGCATATTCCATACGGGTGTATCCAAACTTAGACAGAAAGAGCGAAAGGCATCGGTAGCAGTGGAGTTCCTCACTTTCAGAGTAGACCCGTCTTCCCAGGAAGATTTCTTCCGGAAAGACAGTACTGAATGGACAGGTAAACTGGAAGACCAGCGTAGCTTCATCAAAAAAGAAATCTGGAAAGACCAGAACGATATCAGCCTGGTGCACATGGTTATCTACTGGCAGGCTCCTGTAGTAGCCGAGGACATGACCACTGATCCGGAGTTCATGGCCAGTGAACTGTTTGATGAGGAAATGACCAATGACTATCTTCTGATTGGTAGCCGGTACTACCTGACAGAAAAAAATATGCTATTGAACTAA
- a CDS encoding MBL fold metallo-hydrolase RNA specificity domain-containing protein encodes MNVRLKFFGAAKSVTGSKYLLEVDDTHLLIDCGLFQGLKPLRERNWHPLPLEHDKIDAVLLTHAHIDHSGYLPRLFKDGYRGPVHCTEPTAELLRIMLTDSGRLQEEEAEFARKKGYSKHEYPQPLYTAEDAQQVFPHLTTSPMGEWIRLDERISFRFHYAGHILGASMVEVRLQGSYQEKTILFSGDLGRYNHPTLFNPASVPSADILLIESTYGDRDNFNEDVNEDVEEQFAEVVNESQDNGGVLLIPAFSVGRTQTIIYYLTKLIDAGRIPNIPVYIDSPMAISVTDLYRKFIKYHRLDNKELDEPRGVFDHPNLHYCRDRELSKSLNKLEKNAVILSASGMLTGGRILHHLYHRLPRENDTLLFSGFQPVGTRGRDIQDGEIAVKVFGLPVPIRCHVKDIDGLSAHADRQELHRWLSGFESSPKMTYIVHGEEESAMALQNYISQELKWQATVPDYLDTHTLFEGI; translated from the coding sequence ATGAATGTAAGGCTCAAATTTTTTGGCGCCGCCAAGAGCGTCACCGGCTCAAAGTACCTGCTGGAAGTAGACGATACTCACTTGCTAATTGACTGCGGACTCTTTCAGGGTCTTAAGCCCCTCAGGGAACGAAACTGGCACCCGCTGCCATTGGAGCACGACAAGATCGATGCCGTACTGCTTACGCATGCTCACATAGACCATAGCGGCTACCTGCCCAGGTTGTTTAAAGACGGGTACCGCGGCCCTGTCCACTGCACTGAGCCCACTGCTGAACTGCTCAGGATCATGCTGACTGATTCCGGACGACTACAGGAAGAGGAAGCCGAGTTTGCCAGGAAAAAAGGATACTCCAAACATGAATACCCCCAACCCCTCTACACGGCAGAAGATGCTCAGCAGGTATTCCCTCATCTTACCACCAGCCCCATGGGTGAGTGGATAAGACTGGATGAGCGAATCAGCTTCCGGTTTCACTACGCCGGCCACATTCTGGGCGCCAGCATGGTAGAAGTACGCCTGCAGGGTAGCTACCAGGAAAAAACCATCCTCTTCAGCGGTGACCTGGGCAGGTATAACCACCCCACTCTCTTTAACCCTGCCAGTGTTCCCTCTGCTGATATACTACTCATAGAGTCTACCTACGGGGACCGGGATAACTTTAATGAGGACGTAAATGAGGACGTAGAGGAGCAGTTTGCCGAAGTGGTAAACGAAAGCCAGGACAATGGTGGGGTACTGCTCATACCGGCCTTTAGTGTTGGTCGTACCCAAACCATAATTTACTACCTCACCAAGCTTATAGATGCCGGACGCATACCAAACATTCCTGTTTACATAGACAGCCCCATGGCCATCAGCGTAACCGACCTGTACAGGAAGTTTATAAAATACCACCGCCTGGATAATAAAGAACTGGACGAACCCAGGGGGGTATTTGACCATCCTAACCTGCACTACTGCCGTGACCGGGAGCTATCCAAAAGCCTCAATAAGCTGGAAAAGAATGCCGTGATATTATCAGCCAGCGGCATGCTCACCGGCGGGCGTATCCTCCATCACCTCTACCACCGCCTGCCACGGGAGAACGACACCTTGCTCTTCAGCGGATTCCAGCCTGTGGGCACCCGGGGGCGTGATATTCAGGATGGTGAAATAGCCGTCAAAGTATTCGGACTGCCCGTGCCTATACGCTGTCATGTAAAAGATATAGACGGCCTCTCCGCACATGCAGACCGGCAGGAGCTACACCGCTGGCTTTCCGGTTTCGAAAGCAGCCCCAAGATGACCTACATCGTACATGGCGAAGAAGAAAGTGCCATGGCCCTTCAGAATTATATTTCGCAGGAACTGAAATGGCAGGCCACCGTACCTGACTACCTGGATACACACACGCTATTTGAGGGCATATAA
- a CDS encoding universal stress protein, producing MFKNVLVGLDLSDLDETLMNFVSFITQSDRVEEINFVYILKEEEFPEALKSEFPDLKEKTIDEKKRIIQSEVDKYLPDVKQKIDIIVKTGSIGRQMLNIIDIKDIDLIILGRREKSKQSGMLAQRLARRAACALLIIPEDTKPSLERILVPIDFSEYSKLALEKAIDIASVRTEKPQVLCMNVYKVPAGYHYTGKSFKEVAERMKKNARMEFKKFIHKIDKKEVPLKDLYDLDDNNDFTTNIVDVAKNKKADLVVIGAKGRTVSTAFFLGSIAEKLIQLDSDFPLLVMRYKGRNAGFLEFFREL from the coding sequence ATGTTCAAAAACGTACTTGTAGGTCTGGATTTATCCGATCTGGACGAAACGCTTATGAATTTCGTAAGCTTCATTACCCAAAGTGATCGGGTAGAGGAAATTAACTTTGTCTACATTCTCAAAGAAGAAGAATTTCCAGAAGCACTCAAAAGCGAATTTCCTGACCTGAAGGAAAAGACCATCGATGAAAAGAAGCGGATCATTCAATCCGAGGTGGACAAGTACCTGCCCGATGTTAAGCAGAAAATTGACATTATTGTAAAGACCGGCAGCATCGGCAGGCAAATGCTCAATATCATTGATATTAAGGATATAGACCTTATTATACTGGGCAGAAGAGAAAAGAGTAAACAAAGTGGTATGCTTGCACAGCGTCTGGCCCGCCGTGCAGCATGTGCTCTCCTCATCATTCCGGAAGACACCAAGCCTTCCCTGGAGCGTATTCTTGTGCCTATCGACTTTTCAGAGTACAGTAAACTTGCCCTGGAAAAAGCCATTGATATCGCCAGTGTGCGTACCGAGAAGCCTCAGGTACTCTGCATGAACGTCTATAAAGTACCGGCAGGCTATCACTATACAGGCAAGTCCTTTAAGGAAGTAGCTGAGCGAATGAAGAAAAATGCCCGGATGGAGTTTAAAAAGTTCATTCATAAGATCGATAAAAAGGAGGTACCCCTTAAAGACCTCTACGATCTTGATGATAATAACGACTTCACTACCAACATCGTGGATGTAGCCAAAAATAAGAAGGCTGACCTGGTAGTCATCGGTGCGAAGGGCCGTACTGTATCCACCGCTTTTTTTCTCGGTAGCATAGCAGAGAAGCTCATACAGCTCGACTCTGATTTTCCGCTACTGGTTATGCGCTATAAAGGAAGAAACGCTGGTTTTCTGGAGTTTTTCAGAGAACTTTAA
- a CDS encoding aminotransferase class V-fold PLP-dependent enzyme, translating into MNIRRTYLTPGPSELYFTVQDHIRAALRDQIPSISHRSATFQSIFRETRETLSELLDIPDNFHIFFTASATEIWERTIQNLVEEESYHLINGAFSSRFFKIAMELGRNPQKIMAPDGQVVDLEKIMLSETYELISITHNETSTGAMHTMKDLGVLRKAFPEQLIAVDAVSSIPCAPFDFNDFDSLYFSVQKAFGLPAGLGVWIVNDRCMAKAESMLMRKRSVGSYHSLPSLWAKALKDQTPETPNVLGIYLLGKVARDMITRGIKQIRNETGYKSAVIYNAVEGHPTVRPFVQKKENRSQTVIVLEVDGDVEELQGHLAKNGLVVGTGYGDYADKHIRIANFPAHSKEQFEMLADLLKDY; encoded by the coding sequence ATGAACATCAGAAGGACTTATTTGACCCCCGGGCCATCAGAACTATACTTTACCGTACAGGATCATATCCGGGCAGCCCTCCGTGATCAGATACCCAGTATTTCACATCGCAGTGCCACCTTTCAGTCAATCTTCCGGGAAACCCGCGAAACGCTGTCCGAACTACTGGACATACCCGACAACTTCCATATCTTCTTTACAGCCTCTGCCACCGAGATATGGGAACGTACCATACAAAACCTCGTCGAAGAAGAATCTTACCACCTCATCAATGGAGCTTTCTCCAGCCGCTTTTTTAAAATAGCTATGGAACTGGGACGTAACCCCCAAAAGATAATGGCTCCGGACGGCCAGGTAGTAGACCTGGAAAAGATCATGCTCAGTGAAACGTACGAACTCATTTCTATCACCCACAATGAGACCAGTACCGGAGCTATGCACACCATGAAGGATCTGGGCGTTCTTAGAAAGGCCTTTCCCGAGCAGCTTATAGCCGTAGACGCTGTTTCTTCCATACCCTGCGCGCCCTTTGATTTCAATGACTTTGACAGCCTCTATTTCAGTGTACAGAAAGCATTCGGCCTGCCTGCCGGGTTAGGTGTCTGGATAGTAAATGACCGGTGCATGGCCAAAGCCGAGTCGATGCTGATGCGTAAAAGGTCCGTAGGCTCGTACCACAGCCTCCCCAGCCTTTGGGCTAAGGCACTGAAAGACCAGACCCCTGAGACGCCGAATGTTCTCGGTATTTACCTGCTGGGCAAAGTGGCCCGTGATATGATCACGCGTGGAATAAAACAGATTCGTAATGAGACCGGCTATAAGTCGGCCGTAATCTATAATGCGGTGGAAGGCCACCCTACCGTAAGGCCTTTTGTGCAGAAAAAAGAAAACCGGAGTCAGACTGTAATTGTGCTGGAAGTAGACGGGGATGTAGAGGAATTACAGGGTCACCTGGCCAAGAATGGGCTTGTAGTAGGTACCGGATACGGGGATTATGCCGATAAACACATCCGGATTGCCAACTTTCCCGCTCACTCTAAGGAGCAGTTTGAAATGCTGGCGGACCTTCTGAAAGACTATTAA